In Catalinimonas alkaloidigena, one genomic interval encodes:
- a CDS encoding RNA polymerase sigma factor encodes MHSDPDLALVDRILAGDTSAFHELMDRHKRYVFTVAFRILNQREEAEEAAQDAFVKALSALETFNRDAKFSTWLYRITCNAALARRRKKRLTTQSIDDPQFYHLPDEGGPAEWQQAERRKFVQQALQQLPPDDVMVLTLFYFQERSLEEMAETTGIVENTLKIKLFRARKRFAKELNLLLKEETKELL; translated from the coding sequence ATGCATTCTGATCCTGATCTAGCGCTTGTTGACCGGATTCTGGCGGGCGACACTTCGGCCTTTCACGAGCTGATGGATCGCCACAAGCGGTACGTCTTTACGGTGGCCTTCCGCATTCTGAACCAGCGCGAAGAGGCCGAAGAGGCGGCACAGGATGCGTTCGTCAAGGCGCTGAGCGCGCTGGAAACCTTCAACCGGGACGCCAAGTTTTCGACGTGGCTGTACCGGATTACCTGCAATGCTGCCCTGGCCCGACGCCGGAAAAAACGACTGACGACGCAGTCGATCGACGATCCGCAGTTCTACCACCTGCCCGACGAAGGCGGCCCCGCCGAGTGGCAGCAGGCCGAACGACGTAAGTTCGTGCAGCAGGCGTTGCAGCAGCTTCCGCCCGACGACGTGATGGTACTGACGCTGTTTTATTTTCAGGAACGTTCACTGGAAGAGATGGCCGAGACGACGGGCATCGTCGAAAACACGCTGAAGATCAAACTGTTCCGCGCACGCAAGCGGTTTGCCAAAGAACTCAATCTATTGTTGAAAGAAGAAACGAAGGAGTTGCTATGA
- a CDS encoding anti-sigma factor family protein produces MISDEELMALMRYVDGECTDEEATAIRAQLAHDPAYRRAYNEVRQADEALAALPLLEPSTGFNFRVLNQLKAEPHKAVSPISLRKRLLHISGIAIFLLVLPSVLLLLSSGQNPVLILDGSWLPAVGDRQAQVALGPYLQPLLFVNGLLTLLLFDRGVLQPWFRQRHQPPA; encoded by the coding sequence ATGATTTCGGACGAAGAACTGATGGCGCTGATGCGCTACGTAGACGGCGAATGCACCGACGAAGAGGCCACGGCCATTCGCGCGCAGCTCGCCCACGATCCCGCCTACCGCAGGGCCTACAACGAAGTGCGACAGGCCGACGAGGCGCTGGCCGCCTTACCGCTGCTGGAGCCTTCGACCGGATTCAATTTCCGTGTACTCAACCAGCTCAAGGCAGAGCCGCACAAAGCCGTGTCGCCGATTTCGCTCCGCAAACGCTTGCTGCACATCAGTGGGATCGCCATTTTTCTGCTGGTGTTGCCGTCGGTACTTCTCCTGCTCAGCAGTGGGCAGAATCCGGTGCTGATCCTCGATGGGTCGTGGCTGCCTGCCGTGGGCGATCGCCAGGCGCAGGTGGCCCTGGGGCCTTACCTCCAGCCGCTTCTGTTCGTCAACGGCCTGCTCACGCTTCTGCTGTTCGACCGGGGGGTTTTGCAACCGTGGTTTCGGCAACGGCATCAACCGCCCGCCTGA
- a CDS encoding AAA family ATPase, protein MNIQAKIRRILERLSTGVYEKEEAIRLSLLTAVAGESLFLLGPPGVAKSLIARKLKFAFLGGTSFEYLMNRFSTPDEVFGPVSIKKLKDEDKYERLTEKYLPGASIVFLDELWKAGPSIQNALLTVLNEKIYRNGEQEVRVNVKGIIAASNELPAYGQGLEALWDRFLVRYLIREIQTAGNFVQMITDTTDLYADSIADEDKINEEELVQWNQAIDRIDVPAEVVNTLQLIKLKTEQYDQSGEAQFRFEVYDRRWKKMVRLLRTSAFLNGRPNVDLMDCFLVAHCLWNHPDQRETAQEIVAEVIRKHGYTLALNLTPLRQEVRDLETEVRDETRIRNVKLVDKLQPVDREYYEVLNMEQYFDGNRMKRSEFDRLGVDEESTVNLYDAGANLTNRVRARKGQDPHTLIVFYNSRSYDFRLRTTKEEKVEIIYKKPHPLLQSYWQERIEKLQAYIDTQKEKVRHEAPGELNGLRDNLFVDAELADVVEANLRDVHDGLDQLALQLEKIKFSYEQIGEQ, encoded by the coding sequence GTGAACATTCAAGCCAAAATACGACGCATTCTGGAACGCCTCAGCACGGGCGTGTACGAAAAAGAAGAGGCCATCCGGCTGTCGTTGCTGACGGCGGTGGCGGGCGAAAGCCTGTTTCTGCTCGGCCCCCCGGGTGTGGCCAAAAGTCTGATCGCGCGGAAACTCAAATTTGCCTTCCTCGGTGGCACCTCGTTCGAGTACCTGATGAACCGCTTCTCGACCCCCGACGAGGTGTTCGGGCCGGTGTCGATCAAAAAACTCAAGGACGAAGACAAGTACGAGCGTCTTACGGAAAAATACCTGCCCGGCGCCAGCATTGTATTCCTGGACGAACTCTGGAAAGCGGGGCCTTCCATTCAGAATGCGCTGTTGACCGTCCTGAACGAGAAAATATACCGCAACGGCGAGCAGGAAGTGCGGGTGAACGTGAAAGGCATTATTGCCGCCTCGAACGAGCTGCCCGCCTACGGACAAGGACTGGAAGCGCTCTGGGACCGGTTCCTGGTGCGGTACCTGATCCGGGAGATCCAGACGGCGGGGAATTTCGTGCAGATGATTACCGACACCACCGACCTCTACGCCGATTCCATTGCCGACGAAGACAAAATCAACGAAGAGGAACTGGTGCAGTGGAACCAGGCCATCGACCGGATCGACGTACCCGCCGAAGTGGTCAATACGCTGCAACTCATCAAGTTAAAGACGGAACAGTACGACCAGAGCGGCGAAGCTCAGTTTCGCTTCGAGGTTTACGACCGGCGCTGGAAGAAAATGGTGCGGCTGCTGCGCACGTCCGCGTTTCTGAACGGCCGCCCGAACGTGGACCTGATGGACTGTTTTCTGGTGGCGCATTGCCTCTGGAACCATCCCGACCAACGGGAGACGGCGCAGGAAATCGTGGCGGAAGTGATTCGCAAGCACGGCTACACGCTGGCCCTGAACCTGACGCCCCTTCGGCAGGAAGTCCGCGACCTGGAGACGGAAGTACGGGACGAAACCCGCATCCGGAACGTGAAGTTGGTGGACAAACTCCAACCCGTCGACCGTGAGTACTACGAAGTCCTGAACATGGAACAGTACTTTGACGGCAACCGGATGAAACGCTCCGAGTTCGATCGCCTCGGTGTGGATGAAGAGAGTACCGTGAATTTGTACGACGCCGGCGCTAACTTGACGAATCGGGTGCGCGCCCGCAAAGGCCAGGACCCGCATACGCTGATTGTTTTTTACAACTCGCGCAGTTACGATTTTCGCCTCCGTACGACGAAAGAAGAGAAGGTCGAGATCATCTACAAAAAGCCGCATCCGCTGCTGCAATCCTACTGGCAGGAGCGCATCGAGAAGCTGCAGGCGTACATCGATACCCAGAAAGAAAAAGTCCGGCACGAAGCCCCGGGGGAACTAAACGGCCTTCGCGACAACCTGTTTGTCGATGCCGAACTGGCCGACGTAGTTGAAGCCAACCTCCGCGACGTGCACGACGGGCTGGACCAACTGGCCCTGCAACTCGAAAAAATCAAGTTCAGTTACGAACAAATCGGCGAGCAGTAG
- a CDS encoding Imm42 family immunity protein: MIVGDKAKFAIEFEFSDDLVERKRKMGFGKLWIENQYYGTKEDLIFLEGYLLRLVEELLQAPALSFAYFPRAKPELYERLTREREANAHYKLSDSTFTDDFDGYKFARDGRIFMVWRLINRTFFKELQRYPTDIQVCSALESDINEVYLEAKREIDRPTIG; encoded by the coding sequence ATGATCGTAGGCGATAAGGCGAAATTTGCCATAGAATTTGAGTTTTCTGATGACCTCGTTGAGCGAAAAAGGAAGATGGGGTTCGGGAAGCTATGGATTGAGAATCAGTACTATGGTACAAAGGAAGACCTTATTTTTCTAGAAGGATATCTGCTGCGCCTTGTCGAAGAACTTCTTCAGGCTCCAGCACTTTCCTTCGCTTATTTCCCAAGGGCTAAACCTGAACTCTACGAACGACTCACGCGAGAACGGGAAGCGAACGCGCATTACAAACTAAGTGATTCAACGTTTACCGATGATTTTGATGGATACAAATTCGCGCGTGATGGCAGAATTTTCATGGTATGGCGTCTGATCAATCGAACGTTCTTCAAAGAATTACAACGCTACCCAACCGATATACAAGTCTGTTCAGCGTTGGAATCAGACATAAACGAAGTGTACCTGGAGGCAAAGCGAGAAATCGACCGACCCACTATAGGGTAG
- a CDS encoding GlmU family protein, which translates to MQYVIFDDPVIRPSLLPLTYTRPVSGVRVGILTLHEKWERHLGEACGHLTQPYLQKLYPFTLAAEALACFLNGAVCAHPSLLQALGSLAPHEALVQEGVVLAAHGTRAQVEALLRGDRQGWTVRTHVPPVTVIRKVWHIFQRNGDEIAADFALLTAGRRSAPIADPHTIVYHPDQVFLEPGVQIKAAILNAEPGPIYLGRDAQIHEGAIIRGPFAMGEGAAVSFAAKIRGGTTVGPYCKAGGEINNSVLFANSNKSHDGFIGNTVLGEWCNLGADTNTSNLKNNYGNVKVWSYPDERFEDAGLQFCGLIMGDHSKAGINTMFNTGTVVGIGANIFGAGYPGKFVPSFSWANPEGPGTGFSLYRLDKFLDMVEHVMGRRHQPLDDPTRAMLKNVYSQTTRYRQYFD; encoded by the coding sequence ATGCAGTATGTAATCTTTGACGATCCGGTGATCCGCCCGTCGCTGCTGCCGCTGACCTACACGCGGCCGGTGAGTGGCGTCAGGGTGGGCATTCTGACCCTGCACGAAAAGTGGGAGCGGCACTTGGGCGAGGCCTGTGGGCACTTGACTCAGCCTTACCTGCAAAAACTGTATCCTTTCACGCTGGCGGCCGAGGCCCTGGCCTGTTTTCTGAACGGAGCGGTTTGCGCGCATCCGTCGCTGCTACAGGCGCTCGGCTCGCTTGCCCCGCACGAAGCGCTGGTGCAAGAGGGCGTGGTGCTGGCTGCCCACGGCACCCGGGCGCAGGTCGAAGCCCTTTTGCGTGGCGACCGGCAAGGCTGGACCGTGCGTACCCACGTTCCGCCCGTCACGGTGATCCGTAAGGTTTGGCACATTTTTCAACGAAATGGCGACGAGATCGCCGCCGATTTTGCCTTGCTGACCGCCGGGCGCCGCTCTGCACCCATTGCCGACCCGCATACCATCGTCTACCATCCCGATCAGGTGTTTCTGGAGCCGGGTGTGCAGATCAAAGCCGCAATTCTCAATGCCGAGCCAGGGCCGATCTACCTGGGCCGCGATGCGCAGATCCACGAAGGAGCCATCATCCGCGGGCCGTTTGCCATGGGCGAGGGCGCAGCCGTGAGTTTTGCGGCAAAAATTCGGGGCGGCACCACCGTGGGGCCGTATTGCAAAGCGGGAGGGGAGATCAACAACTCGGTACTCTTTGCCAACAGCAACAAATCGCACGACGGTTTCATCGGCAACACCGTGCTGGGCGAGTGGTGCAACCTGGGGGCCGATACCAACACCTCGAACCTGAAGAATAATTACGGCAACGTCAAAGTCTGGAGCTACCCCGACGAGCGCTTCGAGGACGCCGGCCTGCAGTTTTGTGGCCTGATCATGGGCGATCACTCCAAAGCCGGGATCAACACCATGTTCAACACCGGAACAGTGGTCGGCATCGGAGCCAATATTTTTGGTGCGGGATATCCTGGTAAATTTGTCCCTTCGTTCTCGTGGGCGAATCCGGAAGGACCGGGCACCGGCTTTTCGCTTTACCGGCTCGACAAGTTTCTGGACATGGTGGAGCACGTGATGGGCCGCCGCCACCAGCCACTCGACGATCCCACGCGCGCGATGCTCAAAAACGTTTACTCGCAAACCACGCGCTATCGACAGTATTTCGACTGA
- a CDS encoding type B 50S ribosomal protein L31, whose translation MKKDIHPNYRPVVFWDMQSDFKFMTRSTIQTDETVEWEDGQTYPLVKVEVSSASHPFYTGKKLFVDTAGRVEKFNRRYRKG comes from the coding sequence ATGAAAAAAGATATTCACCCCAACTACCGTCCTGTGGTTTTTTGGGATATGCAGAGCGATTTCAAATTTATGACGCGCTCCACCATTCAAACTGACGAAACCGTCGAGTGGGAAGACGGACAAACCTATCCGCTTGTCAAAGTGGAGGTTTCTTCGGCATCGCATCCTTTCTACACGGGTAAAAAACTATTCGTGGATACGGCCGGACGGGTGGAAAAATTCAACCGTCGGTACAGAAAAGGATAA
- a CDS encoding phosphoribosyltransferase family protein: MTPSTVHRLLGHRQTLDKIRRIAYEIYEHNYTEERIVLAGIRGNGYPLAQMLAQNLLEISPLQPIVAQLSLDKDAPLESDITLDINPKEIEGCCIVLVDDVLNTGRTLAYSLHPFLDFHPLKKIQVAVLVDRGHKKFPVAPDFVGYTLSTTLQEHIDVRLEENDFGVYLK; the protein is encoded by the coding sequence ATGACGCCTTCTACCGTACACCGCCTGCTGGGCCACCGTCAGACGCTCGACAAAATTCGCCGCATCGCCTACGAGATTTACGAGCATAATTATACGGAAGAACGCATTGTGCTGGCGGGCATCCGCGGCAACGGCTATCCGCTGGCCCAGATGCTGGCGCAAAATCTGCTGGAAATTTCGCCCCTTCAGCCGATAGTGGCCCAATTGTCGCTCGACAAAGACGCACCGCTGGAAAGTGACATTACGCTCGACATCAACCCGAAGGAGATCGAAGGGTGTTGCATTGTGCTGGTCGACGACGTGCTGAACACAGGCCGTACGCTGGCGTACAGCCTCCATCCGTTCCTAGATTTCCATCCGCTGAAAAAGATTCAGGTAGCGGTGTTGGTAGACCGGGGGCATAAGAAATTTCCCGTGGCACCCGATTTTGTCGGCTATACGCTCTCGACTACCCTGCAGGAACACATCGACGTTCGCCTGGAAGAGAACGATTTCGGTGTTTACCTGAAATAG